The Phycisphaeraceae bacterium genome has a window encoding:
- a CDS encoding NfeD family protein, which produces MLDQLFSGNALLFSVPAVAGTLFFAFRLVLMFAGIGGDELDADGADGIDPGHAHDSTQVFKFLSVQSIAAFVMGFGWGGVGALLGAGWEMTSSILVAVAGGVGMVWLLTWLLKLVYDLQSSGNVNLQDAVGVEGEVYASIPGNREGTGQVKVVLSDRQRIYNAFSEGEPLPSRTRVRIVKVNEDHTLTVMRV; this is translated from the coding sequence ATGCTCGACCAGCTCTTCAGCGGAAACGCACTGCTGTTCTCCGTTCCCGCTGTCGCGGGCACGCTGTTCTTCGCCTTCCGGCTGGTGCTGATGTTCGCCGGCATCGGTGGCGACGAGCTCGACGCCGATGGCGCGGACGGGATCGATCCGGGCCACGCCCACGACTCGACGCAGGTCTTCAAGTTTCTGTCGGTTCAGTCGATCGCGGCGTTCGTGATGGGATTCGGCTGGGGGGGGGTCGGGGCCCTGCTCGGCGCGGGGTGGGAGATGACCAGCAGCATCCTGGTCGCGGTGGCCGGTGGCGTGGGCATGGTGTGGCTGCTCACCTGGCTGCTGAAGCTGGTCTACGACCTTCAGAGCAGCGGCAACGTGAACCTGCAGGACGCCGTCGGGGTTGAAGGCGAGGTCTACGCCTCCATCCCCGGCAACCGCGAAGGGACGGGGCAGGTGAAGGTGGTTCTCTCGGACAGGCAGCGCATCTACAACGCCTTCTCCGAGGGTGAGCCGCTGCCCAGCAGGACGCGCGTGCGCATCGTGAAAGTGAACGAGGATCACACGCTGACGGTGATGCGGGTCTGA
- the mnmG gene encoding tRNA uridine-5-carboxymethylaminomethyl(34) synthesis enzyme MnmG, with protein MRQSYDVIVIGGGHAGVEAAWAAAKALMTEDGSGGGGWRTVADDVRLGFSPRSKRVPGGPRVALVTMDPSKIGAMSCNPAIGGLAKGQIVREIDALGGVMALAADATGIQFRVLNMSKGPAVRGPRAQCDKYAYAAEVQRLIAGHPGIEVIAGTVDELIVEDGRVRGVVLPGSASVAAPDARAIEWNLSNAGLARPVFAAPSREAIAGVHRLFARSVVLTTGTFMRALMHTGEDRTPGGRVGEGSAVGISAMLRSLGFELGRLKTGTPPRLAAQSIDFESLTPQPGDAAPVPFSDLSPDAMPAGCFPNLPQTLCHQTATTREAHDLIRANIHRAPMYSGQIEAECGPRYCPSIEDKVVRFAERESHHVFLEPESLHTNEVYCNGISTSLPREVQERLVRTMPGCERAAILRWGYAVEYDMVWPHQIDATGMTRRVPGLFLAGQINGTSGYEEAAGQGLVAGLNAARFARGQDAVTLGRDAAYIGVMMDDLVTKTPREPYRMFTSRAEHRLLLRADNADARLTPLGRELGLVDDHRWRMFEARVRELDRLRAAFHAVRRDGRSLAEWARRPEATLERLLELLGEPGVDRRLVERVMIDVQYEGYIARQRAEIKRHQRAEHTRLPADLDVQSVPGLRRETREALEKFRPATLGQAGRLAGVNPADLTILAVAVRRYWDRSGDGASGAGAPPAPRRMAS; from the coding sequence ATGCGGCAGTCGTACGACGTCATCGTCATCGGCGGCGGACACGCGGGCGTCGAAGCCGCGTGGGCGGCTGCCAAGGCGCTGATGACCGAGGATGGGAGCGGTGGGGGGGGTTGGCGTACGGTTGCGGACGATGTCCGTCTCGGGTTTTCCCCTCGGAGCAAGCGCGTTCCCGGAGGGCCGCGCGTGGCGCTGGTCACCATGGACCCGTCGAAGATCGGCGCCATGTCATGCAACCCCGCCATCGGCGGGCTGGCCAAGGGGCAGATCGTGCGCGAGATTGACGCGCTGGGCGGCGTGATGGCGCTGGCCGCCGACGCCACCGGCATCCAGTTTCGCGTGCTCAACATGTCCAAGGGCCCCGCCGTGCGCGGGCCGCGGGCGCAGTGCGACAAGTACGCCTACGCCGCCGAGGTGCAGCGCCTGATCGCCGGCCACCCCGGCATCGAGGTGATCGCGGGCACGGTGGATGAACTCATCGTCGAGGATGGCCGCGTGCGAGGCGTGGTGCTTCCCGGTTCCGCCTCGGTGGCGGCGCCCGACGCGCGGGCGATCGAGTGGAACCTGTCCAACGCCGGGCTGGCCAGGCCGGTCTTCGCCGCGCCGTCTCGTGAGGCGATCGCGGGCGTGCATCGACTCTTCGCCCGCTCGGTTGTCCTGACGACGGGCACGTTCATGCGGGCGCTGATGCACACCGGCGAGGATCGCACGCCCGGCGGGCGCGTGGGCGAGGGCAGCGCGGTGGGCATTTCGGCGATGCTGCGCTCGCTTGGGTTCGAGTTGGGGCGCCTGAAGACGGGCACGCCGCCTCGGCTGGCTGCTCAGTCCATCGACTTCGAATCGCTGACGCCCCAGCCGGGCGACGCGGCGCCGGTTCCGTTCTCTGACCTTTCGCCCGACGCGATGCCCGCCGGGTGTTTCCCGAATCTGCCGCAGACGTTGTGCCATCAGACGGCGACCACGCGCGAGGCGCACGACCTGATCCGCGCCAACATTCACCGCGCCCCGATGTACTCCGGCCAGATCGAGGCGGAATGCGGGCCGCGCTACTGTCCGTCAATCGAGGACAAGGTGGTCCGTTTCGCCGAGCGCGAGTCGCACCACGTCTTTCTCGAACCCGAGTCGCTGCACACCAACGAGGTGTACTGCAACGGCATCTCCACGTCCCTGCCGCGTGAGGTGCAGGAGCGGCTGGTGCGCACCATGCCGGGGTGTGAACGTGCGGCCATCCTGCGCTGGGGCTATGCGGTGGAGTACGACATGGTCTGGCCGCACCAGATCGACGCCACGGGCATGACGCGGCGCGTGCCGGGACTGTTCCTGGCGGGACAGATCAACGGCACCAGCGGATACGAGGAGGCCGCGGGTCAGGGGCTGGTCGCGGGGCTGAACGCCGCGCGGTTTGCGCGCGGGCAGGATGCCGTCACGCTGGGGCGCGACGCGGCCTACATCGGCGTGATGATGGATGATCTGGTCACCAAGACGCCGCGCGAACCCTATCGCATGTTCACCAGCCGGGCCGAGCATCGGCTGCTGCTGCGGGCCGACAACGCGGACGCGCGTCTCACGCCGCTGGGACGTGAACTGGGGCTGGTGGACGACCATCGCTGGCGGATGTTCGAGGCCCGCGTCCGCGAGTTGGACCGGCTTCGCGCCGCGTTCCACGCCGTGCGACGCGATGGGAGATCGCTGGCGGAGTGGGCCCGCCGCCCCGAGGCGACGCTGGAGCGGCTGCTCGAGCTGCTGGGTGAGCCGGGCGTCGATCGACGGCTCGTCGAACGCGTGATGATCGACGTGCAGTACGAGGGCTACATCGCGCGGCAACGGGCTGAAATCAAACGTCACCAGCGCGCCGAGCACACGCGATTGCCCGCGGACCTGGATGTTCAGTCGGTCCCCGGTCTTCGCCGCGAAACCCGCGAGGCGCTGGAGAAGTTTCGTCCCGCCACGCTGGGGCAGGCGGGGCGTCTGGCGGGCGTCAACCCCGCGGACCTGACCATCCTGGCGGTGGCGGTGCGGCGTTACTGGGATCGTTCAGGCGACGGCGCGTCTGGCGCGGGAGCCCCGCCAGCGCCGCGACGGATGGCCTCGTAA
- the nuoL gene encoding NADH-quinone oxidoreductase subunit L, with product MTHALLQPELASLLLCTLSEQEVGAPAAGPWWARLIIYLPAASALLCGLCAAVKVRNKLPAIITSLFLGASFVLTFLLFRQYQPGQPMPIHLFDWFDLRWAEGPGGSFTANFALYVDSLTLLWMLFVTGLGTLIAIYASEYMEPDVKGAGYARFFAGVSVFLFAMSCLVMGDNLVLLYLGWEGVGLASYLLIGYYYQKPSAVAAAKKAFIMNRIGDLGLALAVYFIWFNFGTVEYAALFEIIERGGFDAGKGGWSVHVIPYLLMLGAFGKSAQLPLYVWLPDAMEGPTPVSALIHAATMVTAGVYLLARMFPVMMLEPHSLTVVAWVGGLTALLAATIGMAQYDIKRIMAYSTVSQLGYMFVGIGVMTTFGAAYHVFTHAFFKAVLFLTCGAIMHGFAGQLDLRKLSGLRRMPGWKVTSYTMLIGCLCLAGFPFTSGFFSKDAILAEAFVNHHAALGWILLFTAGLTAYYTFRVWFRVCAGPVHYEMGDEHHGDDHGHGHDGDHHDDHRRDAGAAGHGLGHGHGHEPHPPRLAINSVLLIITIGAILAAIPYYLPNQAEGVKGGWVADMIHDSSARGGLPGGGHAHEPSIHHGLIFGADPHQAMYFVSGAIGLVGIAFAAWFHLINRKAADSLRARLLASPLRWLPKAMENKWYVDEVYIAFIRLPLWILGHALSLFDKVIIDTLLVDGIGSIPRRLGEIFRPLQNGVLHDYARTMAGAAGLVILFVWLMKSGLLGFLTRTAETAVALLPGGIG from the coding sequence TTGACGCACGCACTTCTCCAACCTGAACTCGCCTCCTTGCTGCTCTGCACGCTCTCCGAGCAGGAAGTGGGCGCGCCGGCGGCGGGTCCGTGGTGGGCGCGGCTCATCATCTACCTGCCCGCCGCGTCAGCCCTGCTGTGCGGCCTGTGCGCGGCGGTGAAGGTGCGCAACAAGCTGCCCGCGATCATCACGTCCCTGTTCCTCGGGGCGTCGTTCGTGCTGACGTTCCTGCTGTTCCGGCAATACCAGCCGGGGCAGCCGATGCCGATCCACCTGTTCGACTGGTTCGACCTGCGCTGGGCCGAGGGTCCGGGCGGTTCGTTCACGGCCAACTTCGCGCTCTATGTCGATTCGCTCACGCTGCTGTGGATGCTGTTCGTGACGGGGCTGGGCACGCTGATCGCCATCTACGCCAGCGAGTACATGGAGCCGGACGTGAAGGGCGCGGGCTATGCGCGCTTCTTCGCGGGCGTGAGCGTGTTTCTCTTCGCCATGTCCTGCCTGGTGATGGGCGACAACCTCGTCCTGCTCTACCTGGGATGGGAAGGCGTGGGGCTCGCGTCGTACCTGCTGATCGGCTACTACTACCAGAAGCCCAGCGCGGTGGCCGCCGCCAAGAAGGCGTTCATCATGAACCGCATCGGCGACCTGGGGCTGGCGCTGGCGGTGTATTTCATCTGGTTCAACTTCGGCACGGTGGAGTACGCGGCGCTCTTCGAGATCATCGAGCGGGGCGGGTTCGACGCGGGCAAGGGCGGCTGGTCGGTCCACGTGATCCCCTATCTGCTCATGCTGGGCGCCTTCGGCAAGAGTGCGCAGCTGCCGCTCTACGTCTGGCTGCCCGACGCCATGGAAGGCCCCACCCCGGTTTCCGCGCTCATCCACGCGGCGACCATGGTGACGGCCGGCGTCTACCTGCTGGCCCGCATGTTCCCGGTGATGATGCTGGAGCCGCACTCGCTCACGGTGGTGGCCTGGGTGGGCGGACTGACCGCCCTGCTGGCGGCGACCATCGGCATGGCGCAGTACGACATCAAGCGCATCATGGCCTACTCCACGGTGTCGCAGCTGGGGTACATGTTCGTGGGCATCGGCGTGATGACCACGTTCGGGGCGGCGTATCACGTCTTCACGCACGCATTCTTCAAGGCGGTGCTGTTCCTCACCTGTGGTGCAATCATGCACGGCTTCGCGGGTCAGCTCGACCTGCGGAAACTGTCGGGTCTGCGACGCATGCCGGGGTGGAAGGTCACCTCCTACACCATGCTCATCGGGTGCCTATGCCTGGCGGGCTTCCCCTTCACCAGCGGGTTCTTCTCCAAGGACGCCATTCTCGCCGAGGCGTTCGTGAATCATCATGCCGCGCTCGGGTGGATTCTGCTCTTCACCGCCGGACTGACGGCGTACTACACCTTCCGCGTGTGGTTCAGGGTGTGCGCCGGGCCGGTCCACTACGAGATGGGTGATGAGCATCATGGCGATGACCACGGGCATGGCCATGATGGTGATCATCATGATGACCACCGGCGGGACGCCGGCGCCGCTGGACATGGGCTTGGGCATGGCCACGGACACGAACCGCATCCGCCACGTCTGGCCATCAACTCGGTGCTGCTGATCATCACCATCGGCGCGATTCTGGCCGCCATCCCCTACTACCTGCCCAACCAAGCCGAGGGCGTCAAGGGCGGCTGGGTGGCGGACATGATCCATGACTCCTCAGCCAGGGGCGGCCTGCCGGGCGGTGGGCACGCGCACGAGCCGTCGATCCACCACGGGCTGATCTTCGGCGCCGACCCGCATCAGGCCATGTACTTCGTGAGCGGGGCGATCGGCCTGGTCGGAATCGCCTTCGCCGCATGGTTCCACCTGATCAACCGCAAGGCGGCTGACTCCCTGCGAGCCAGATTGCTCGCCAGTCCGCTGCGCTGGCTGCCCAAGGCGATGGAGAACAAGTGGTATGTGGATGAGGTCTACATCGCCTTCATCCGGCTGCCGCTCTGGATTCTGGGTCACGCCCTCTCGCTCTTCGACAAAGTCATCATCGACACGCTGCTGGTGGATGGCATCGGCTCGATCCCCAGGCGGCTCGGCGAAATCTTCCGCCCGCTGCAGAACGGCGTGCTGCATGACTACGCCCGCACCATGGCCGGCGCGGCCGGGCTGGTGATCCTCTTCGTGTGGCTGATGAAGTCCGGGTTGCTGGGCTTCCTGACTCGAACCGCGGAAACCGCCGTGGCGCTGCTGCCGGGAGGGATCGGCTGA
- a CDS encoding NADH-quinone oxidoreductase subunit M: MHWLPGLLLIPLATAIAVVVAPARQAKWIALVGTLVTFVWNLLAAVAFQWGGTGLDGNLNVSIPWLPEWGITLNMGVDSVAILLILLTTLLMPLCVYGSFTAVTSREKEYYGWLMAIETAMIGVFLARDLIFFYTCFEFTLVPMYFLIAIYGGGNRAAACTKFFLYTFTGSLITLAGLIYVAWHHARAEGAWTFDIAALTETARSLADVPVTIHYVIGSVDTTAQHLVLFALLAGFAVKVPLFPVHTWLPLAHTEAPTAGSVILAGVLLKLGTYGLYRFALPMAPTAVVEWAPFIAVLSIIGILYAALICWVQDDVKKLIAYSSVSHLGFCVMGLVALNPLGVQGSVLYMINHGLSTGALFFCVGMIYERFHTRDMDQMSGLARRMPVWGFFMVFFTLASVGLPGLNGFVSEFLCLIAAFVATPENPTHPGVLGPWYAAIAGVGMIFAAMYLLIMLGKVVFGQVRVPGGGHHGHHDDEHALPTDLTPREIGVLAPLAILCLVLGLYPRPVTDAIAGSVNETLAAYPMTVRELADRNDNPAAVLPPTDHQIAKSPDHPIPAESPVDG, from the coding sequence ATGCACTGGCTGCCCGGACTGCTGCTGATTCCGCTGGCCACCGCGATCGCGGTGGTGGTCGCCCCGGCGCGGCAGGCGAAGTGGATCGCCCTCGTCGGCACGCTGGTGACGTTCGTGTGGAATCTGCTGGCGGCGGTCGCCTTCCAGTGGGGCGGCACGGGACTGGATGGCAACCTCAACGTCAGCATCCCGTGGCTGCCGGAGTGGGGCATCACGCTCAACATGGGCGTCGATTCGGTGGCCATCCTGCTCATCCTGCTCACCACGCTGCTCATGCCGCTGTGCGTGTACGGCTCGTTTACCGCGGTCACCAGCCGCGAGAAGGAGTACTACGGGTGGCTCATGGCCATCGAGACGGCCATGATCGGCGTCTTCCTCGCCCGCGACCTGATCTTCTTCTACACGTGTTTCGAGTTCACGCTCGTCCCCATGTACTTCCTGATCGCCATCTACGGCGGCGGCAACCGGGCGGCGGCATGCACCAAGTTTTTCCTGTACACCTTCACGGGTTCGCTCATTACGCTGGCGGGCCTGATCTACGTGGCGTGGCATCACGCCCGTGCGGAAGGCGCGTGGACGTTCGACATCGCCGCGCTGACGGAAACGGCCCGATCGCTGGCGGATGTGCCGGTGACGATTCACTACGTGATCGGCTCGGTGGACACGACCGCCCAGCACCTGGTGCTCTTTGCGCTGCTGGCGGGCTTCGCGGTGAAGGTGCCGCTCTTCCCGGTGCATACCTGGCTGCCGCTGGCCCATACCGAGGCGCCGACGGCGGGATCGGTCATCCTGGCCGGCGTGCTGCTGAAGCTGGGCACGTACGGGCTGTACCGCTTCGCGCTTCCGATGGCGCCGACGGCGGTGGTTGAATGGGCGCCGTTCATCGCGGTGCTGTCGATCATCGGCATCCTCTACGCGGCGCTCATCTGCTGGGTGCAGGATGACGTGAAGAAACTCATCGCCTACTCCTCGGTGAGCCACCTGGGTTTCTGCGTGATGGGGCTGGTCGCACTCAACCCGCTCGGCGTGCAGGGGTCAGTGCTGTACATGATCAACCACGGGCTTTCAACGGGCGCGCTGTTCTTCTGCGTGGGCATGATCTACGAGCGCTTCCATACCCGCGACATGGACCAGATGTCCGGTCTGGCCCGCCGCATGCCGGTGTGGGGCTTCTTCATGGTGTTCTTCACGCTCGCCTCGGTGGGTCTGCCGGGGCTGAATGGTTTCGTGAGCGAGTTCCTGTGCCTGATCGCGGCCTTCGTCGCCACGCCGGAGAATCCGACCCACCCCGGCGTCCTCGGACCGTGGTACGCGGCGATCGCGGGCGTCGGCATGATCTTTGCCGCCATGTACCTGCTCATCATGCTGGGCAAGGTGGTGTTCGGGCAGGTTCGCGTGCCCGGAGGCGGTCACCATGGGCACCATGACGATGAGCACGCCCTGCCGACCGACCTGACCCCCCGAGAGATCGGCGTGCTGGCGCCGCTGGCGATTCTCTGCCTGGTGCTGGGGCTGTATCCGCGCCCGGTGACGGACGCCATCGCCGGTTCGGTCAACGAGACGCTCGCCGCCTACCCCATGACCGTGCGGGAACTGGCGGATCGGAACGACAACCCGGCGGCGGTTCTACCACCGACCGACCACCAGATCGCCAAGTCACCAGATCATCCAATTCCCGCGGAGTCGCCCGTCGATGGTTGA
- the nuoK gene encoding NADH-quinone oxidoreductase subunit NuoK yields the protein MIHPLLADGAFGPSTLGAYLILAAALFALGLIGFLVRRNMIIMFLCTELMFQAAAIAFIAFDRYHGGVSGQVFVIFILTIAAAEAALALALVVLLYRRKPTLDADAWAELSG from the coding sequence ATGATCCACCCGCTGCTGGCGGACGGCGCGTTCGGGCCTTCGACGCTCGGGGCGTACCTGATCCTCGCCGCCGCGCTCTTCGCGCTGGGGCTGATCGGCTTCCTAGTCCGCCGCAACATGATCATCATGTTCCTCTGCACGGAACTGATGTTCCAGGCGGCGGCGATTGCGTTTATCGCGTTCGACCGCTACCACGGCGGGGTGTCGGGGCAGGTGTTCGTGATCTTCATCCTCACCATCGCCGCGGCGGAGGCGGCGCTGGCCCTGGCGCTCGTCGTCCTGCTCTATCGCCGTAAACCCACGCTCGACGCCGACGCGTGGGCGGAGTTGAGCGGGTAG
- a CDS encoding flotillin family protein, protein MHLTLATLTGGGNALWWLGGIVAVLLVVFLVVAMVASRYRRCPSNRILVVYGRVGGQKAAKCLHGGGTFVWPLIQDYAYLSLDPMVIDIPLEGALSLNNIRVNVPSTFTVGISTDPVLMNNAAERLLGLDERKIRDQAQDIILGQLRLVIATLSIEEINKDREKFMALINENVAQEVNKIGLELINVNVRDITDESGYIVAIGKRAAAEAINRAKVEVAQQERDGATGEAIAVREKTIGVANETATAVQGQKKAEQQQRVAVAALEAEAVKGEAAAKRDREITIAEREAETVAAKKKAEQEQRVRVAEAEAAAVTGENTSRATMAESNAKLGEVQAEARRRAEVAAAKAHEAILLAERDRELARLAKEEIAPQEVEKKRIEIAAAAEAEKRRIEAKGEADAILLKFEAEAAGTQKVLEAKAEGYRKLIEACGSNPQVGPTLLLIEQLPELVAEQVKAIQNLKIDKITVWDQGTGGNGRNATSDFLAGMIGSLPRLHELAQQAGIELPAMLGRVNRDARDGHLTVDRPEPTPVAPVAGGKPRATKPESEAGGERL, encoded by the coding sequence ATGCATCTCACGCTGGCGACTCTGACGGGCGGCGGCAACGCACTGTGGTGGCTGGGCGGCATCGTGGCCGTGCTGCTGGTGGTCTTCCTGGTGGTCGCCATGGTCGCCAGCCGCTACCGGCGCTGCCCCAGCAACCGGATCCTGGTGGTGTACGGTCGCGTGGGCGGTCAGAAGGCCGCCAAGTGCCTGCACGGCGGCGGCACGTTCGTGTGGCCGCTCATCCAGGACTACGCCTACCTGTCGCTGGATCCCATGGTCATCGACATTCCGCTGGAAGGCGCGCTGTCGCTCAACAACATCCGCGTCAACGTGCCGTCCACGTTCACGGTGGGCATCTCCACCGACCCGGTGCTGATGAACAACGCCGCCGAGCGTCTGCTGGGGCTGGATGAGCGGAAGATCCGCGACCAGGCGCAGGACATCATTCTGGGCCAGCTGCGCCTGGTCATCGCGACCCTGTCGATCGAGGAGATCAACAAGGACCGCGAGAAGTTCATGGCCCTGATCAACGAGAACGTAGCCCAGGAAGTGAACAAGATCGGGCTGGAGCTGATCAACGTCAACGTGCGCGACATCACCGACGAGTCGGGCTACATCGTGGCGATCGGCAAGCGCGCCGCGGCGGAGGCCATCAATCGCGCCAAGGTCGAGGTGGCCCAGCAGGAGCGTGACGGCGCCACCGGCGAGGCCATCGCGGTCCGCGAAAAGACCATCGGCGTGGCCAACGAAACCGCCACGGCGGTGCAAGGTCAGAAGAAGGCCGAGCAGCAGCAGCGCGTGGCGGTGGCGGCGCTGGAGGCCGAAGCCGTGAAGGGCGAGGCGGCGGCCAAGCGCGACCGGGAGATCACCATCGCCGAACGCGAGGCCGAGACCGTCGCCGCCAAGAAGAAGGCGGAGCAGGAGCAGCGCGTGCGCGTGGCCGAGGCGGAGGCCGCCGCCGTGACGGGCGAGAACACCAGCCGCGCCACCATGGCGGAGTCCAACGCCAAGCTGGGCGAAGTGCAGGCCGAGGCCCGCCGCCGCGCCGAGGTCGCCGCCGCCAAGGCGCATGAGGCCATCCTGCTGGCCGAACGCGACCGCGAGTTGGCGCGTCTGGCGAAGGAAGAAATCGCCCCGCAGGAAGTGGAGAAGAAGCGCATCGAAATCGCCGCCGCCGCCGAGGCCGAGAAGCGACGCATCGAGGCCAAGGGTGAGGCCGACGCCATCCTGCTCAAGTTCGAGGCCGAGGCCGCCGGCACGCAGAAGGTGCTCGAGGCCAAGGCCGAGGGCTACCGAAAGCTCATCGAGGCGTGCGGCAGCAACCCGCAGGTCGGCCCCACGCTGCTGCTCATCGAGCAGCTGCCCGAACTCGTCGCCGAGCAGGTCAAGGCCATCCAGAACCTCAAGATCGACAAGATCACCGTCTGGGACCAGGGTACGGGCGGCAACGGGCGCAACGCCACCAGCGACTTCCTCGCGGGCATGATCGGCTCGCTGCCGCGCCTGCACGAACTGGCGCAGCAGGCGGGCATCGAACTGCCCGCCATGCTGGGCCGGGTCAACCGCGACGCTCGCGATGGCCATCTGACCGTGGATCGGCCCGAGCCGACGCCCGTCGCCCCCGTGGCGGGCGGCAAGCCCAGGGCCACGAAGCCGGAGAGTGAAGCAGGGGGCGAGCGGTTGTAG
- a CDS encoding alpha/beta fold hydrolase produces the protein MPELGEILPSSLRPHARWERLGASRVPALLVHPAWSDSAEAPPPLVLWFHGRTVNKELDPGRYLRWMRAGIAACAIDLPGHGERFEQRLQGPETAWEVIHQMVEEFDEVVDALRKFDAFDLSRLGIGGMSLGGMVALARLTRDHPCCCAGVEATTGMWADDSTRAQFEHRVPATIRQLEPIRNLDRWREIPLQAIHARGDEWVKYERQAAFLDVLRARYRNPGLIETIIYEHTGAPYEHIGFGRKAADAKQKQTAFFAQWLGVTEKSTDGHG, from the coding sequence ATGCCCGAACTCGGCGAGATCCTGCCATCATCCCTTCGTCCCCATGCGCGGTGGGAGCGGCTGGGCGCCTCCCGCGTACCCGCGCTGCTGGTGCATCCCGCGTGGTCTGACAGCGCCGAGGCGCCGCCGCCGCTCGTGTTGTGGTTCCACGGCCGAACCGTGAACAAGGAACTCGACCCCGGGCGCTATCTGCGGTGGATGCGGGCGGGCATCGCCGCGTGCGCCATCGACCTGCCGGGTCACGGCGAGCGCTTCGAGCAGCGGCTCCAGGGGCCGGAAACGGCATGGGAGGTCATCCACCAGATGGTCGAGGAGTTCGACGAGGTAGTGGACGCCCTGAGAAAGTTCGACGCCTTCGACCTGTCGCGCCTGGGCATCGGCGGCATGTCCCTGGGTGGAATGGTCGCGCTGGCGCGGCTGACGCGGGATCATCCCTGCTGCTGCGCCGGCGTGGAGGCGACCACGGGCATGTGGGCCGACGATTCCACGCGGGCGCAGTTCGAGCATCGCGTGCCGGCAACCATCCGCCAACTGGAGCCCATCCGCAACCTTGACCGCTGGCGCGAGATTCCCTTGCAGGCGATCCACGCCCGTGGCGACGAATGGGTGAAGTACGAGCGGCAGGCGGCGTTCCTCGACGTCCTGCGGGCGCGGTACCGCAATCCGGGCCTGATCGAGACCATCATCTACGAACACACCGGCGCGCCCTACGAGCACATCGGGTTCGGCCGTAAGGCGGCGGATGCCAAGCAGAAGCAGACGGCGTTCTTCGCGCAATGGCTTGGCGTGACCGAAAAGTCCACAGATGGACACGGATGA
- a CDS encoding NADH-quinone oxidoreductase subunit J, which yields MDHLLVFLGCGIGAAGTYLMLARQERAARVTGGLVAAGGLAWLLSMILGLAASGEQRPAVVFYVFAFIAVAAAGRMITHHRPVYSALYFVLVVISSAAIFLLLEAEFMAFALVIVYAGAILITYLFVIMLAQQAPTEGQSREQAAEYDRLPREPLAAVGVGFLMMALIGQVIFDRGNFEPGASALPPPASRASRLAEMVDEVTLMPAKQERFVEAFRAALPDLPAGTRLGRIDLESVEFIQPPSDRVRRVTFEEAGLSLADVESLLTTNLERVGLALVHRFPVSLELAGVILLMAMFGAVVLARKQIELGEDEKREAAGMRRLTVDPDDVRPGPAGGGA from the coding sequence ATGGACCACCTGCTCGTGTTTCTTGGCTGCGGCATCGGCGCGGCGGGCACGTACCTGATGCTCGCCCGCCAGGAGCGGGCCGCGCGGGTCACGGGCGGGCTGGTGGCGGCCGGGGGCCTGGCGTGGCTGCTGAGCATGATCCTCGGACTGGCGGCGTCTGGCGAACAGCGCCCCGCCGTGGTGTTCTACGTCTTCGCGTTCATCGCGGTGGCGGCGGCCGGGCGGATGATCACCCACCACCGGCCTGTCTATTCCGCCCTGTACTTCGTGCTGGTGGTCATCAGTTCCGCGGCCATCTTCCTGCTGCTCGAGGCCGAGTTCATGGCCTTCGCGCTGGTGATCGTGTACGCCGGAGCCATCCTCATCACCTACCTCTTCGTCATCATGCTGGCCCAGCAGGCCCCCACCGAGGGCCAGTCTCGCGAGCAGGCGGCGGAGTACGACCGTCTGCCCCGCGAACCGCTGGCGGCGGTGGGCGTGGGCTTTCTGATGATGGCCCTCATCGGGCAGGTGATCTTCGACCGGGGCAACTTCGAGCCGGGGGCGTCCGCTCTCCCGCCCCCCGCCTCCCGGGCCAGCCGGCTCGCCGAGATGGTGGACGAGGTGACGCTCATGCCCGCCAAGCAGGAGCGCTTCGTCGAGGCGTTTCGCGCCGCACTGCCCGATCTGCCCGCGGGGACGCGCCTGGGGCGCATCGACCTCGAATCGGTCGAGTTCATCCAGCCGCCCAGCGACCGCGTGCGGCGGGTGACCTTTGAAGAAGCAGGGCTGTCGCTGGCGGATGTTGAATCGCTGCTCACGACCAACCTCGAACGTGTGGGCCTGGCGCTGGTGCATCGCTTCCCCGTCTCGCTGGAGCTGGCGGGCGTGATCCTGCTCATGGCCATGTTCGGCGCCGTGGTGCTGGCCCGCAAGCAGATCGAACTTGGAGAGGACGAGAAGCGCGAGGCCGCCGGCATGAGGCGGCTGACCGTGGACCCCGATGACGTCCGGCCCGGTCCGGCGGGAGGTGGGGCATGA